A stretch of the Serratia marcescens genome encodes the following:
- a CDS encoding DUF2500 domain-containing protein — protein MSKPPLFFVAVIALIAVLATQRYFKQRQQEAENDRAPMRSLQVTVSDKRSFPVAKTRAPQREPLVNEPMYYEVVFSPNQGGEDIQLRLKQWQYNPIEKGAQGTLNMQGTRFVSFTVQP, from the coding sequence ATGAGCAAGCCACCGTTGTTTTTTGTCGCCGTGATTGCGTTGATTGCCGTGCTGGCCACGCAACGCTATTTCAAACAGCGCCAGCAGGAGGCGGAAAACGATCGTGCGCCGATGCGCAGTCTGCAGGTGACGGTGAGCGACAAGCGCAGCTTCCCGGTCGCCAAGACCCGTGCGCCGCAGCGCGAACCGCTGGTCAATGAGCCGATGTATTACGAGGTGGTGTTCAGCCCGAACCAGGGCGGTGAAGATATCCAGCTGCGGCTGAAACAGTGGCAATACAACCCGATAGAAAAAGGCGCGCAGGGCACGTTGAACATGCAGGGCACGCGCTTCGTTTCTTTCACCGTTCAGCCGTAG
- the ftsE gene encoding cell division ATP-binding protein FtsE — MIRFEQVSKAYLGGRQALQGVDFHLRPAEMAFLTGHSGAGKSTLLKLICGIERPSAGHIWFGGHDISRLKNREVPFLRRQIGMIFQDHHLLLDRTVYDNVAMPLIIAGASTEDIRRRVSAALDKVGLLDKAKNFPIQLSGGEQQRVGIARAVVNKPAVLLADEPTGNLDDALSEGILRLFEEFNRVGVTVLMATHDTGLIARRNYRILTLSQGRMQGGAHHGQ, encoded by the coding sequence ATGATTCGCTTTGAACAGGTCAGTAAAGCTTATCTGGGCGGACGGCAAGCGCTGCAGGGGGTCGATTTCCATCTGCGCCCGGCGGAGATGGCGTTTCTGACCGGCCATTCCGGCGCGGGGAAAAGTACCCTGCTGAAACTGATTTGCGGTATAGAACGGCCCAGCGCCGGCCACATCTGGTTTGGCGGCCACGACATCAGTCGTTTGAAAAACCGCGAGGTGCCGTTCCTGCGTCGGCAGATCGGCATGATCTTCCAGGATCACCACCTGCTGCTGGATCGCACGGTGTATGACAACGTGGCGATGCCGCTGATCATCGCCGGTGCCAGTACCGAAGACATCCGCCGCCGCGTTTCCGCCGCGCTGGACAAGGTCGGTTTGCTGGATAAAGCGAAGAACTTCCCGATTCAGCTGTCCGGCGGCGAGCAGCAGCGCGTGGGCATTGCCCGTGCGGTGGTGAACAAGCCGGCGGTGCTGCTGGCGGATGAACCGACCGGTAACCTGGACGACGCGCTGTCGGAAGGCATTTTGCGCCTGTTTGAAGAATTCAACCGCGTCGGCGTCACTGTATTAATGGCGACGCACGACACCGGGCTTATCGCCCGTCGCAATTACCGCATCCTGACGCTGAGCCAGGGCCGCATGCAAGGGGGCGCTCACCATGGCCAATAA
- a CDS encoding DUF1145 family protein yields the protein MLINLGRLLMLCVWGFLLSNLFHPFPKPLKYFIDVALFFMVVMHGLQLVLLKSTQPKDQPISYWQEAKIFIFGVFELLAWQKKQPPIKKK from the coding sequence ATGCTGATTAATCTGGGCCGCCTGCTGATGCTGTGCGTATGGGGCTTCCTGCTCTCTAACCTGTTCCACCCGTTTCCCAAGCCGCTGAAGTATTTCATCGACGTGGCGCTGTTCTTTATGGTGGTGATGCACGGCCTGCAGCTGGTGCTGTTGAAATCCACCCAGCCGAAGGATCAGCCAATCAGCTACTGGCAAGAAGCCAAGATCTTTATCTTTGGCGTGTTCGAGCTGTTGGCCTGGCAGAAGAAACAGCCACCCATCAAGAAAAAGTGA
- a CDS encoding lysoplasmalogenase — protein MSWPFLAVFFSGWLFVDASYRGPRWQRWVFKPVTLLLLLLLAWQAPVLGAAGYLIVLGLLATLIGDALLLLPRERVLYAIGTFFLSHLLYTLSFASQMTFSLFWPLPLALLAIGALLLATLWTRLEEMRWPIATYVAMTLLMVWLAGEQYFLRSTDFGFSLLTGTSLLLLANVVWLLNRYRFTFRAADAIVAFCYFSGHFLIVRSLYL, from the coding sequence ATGAGTTGGCCGTTCCTTGCCGTATTCTTTTCCGGTTGGCTGTTCGTCGACGCCTCTTACCGTGGCCCGCGCTGGCAGCGCTGGGTGTTCAAACCCGTCACGCTGCTGCTGCTGTTGCTGTTGGCCTGGCAGGCGCCGGTGCTCGGCGCAGCAGGTTATCTGATCGTGCTCGGCCTGCTGGCGACGCTGATCGGTGACGCGCTGCTCCTGCTGCCGCGCGAGCGGGTGCTGTACGCCATCGGCACCTTTTTCCTGTCCCACCTGCTGTATACCCTGAGCTTCGCCAGCCAGATGACGTTCAGTCTGTTCTGGCCGCTGCCGCTGGCGCTGCTGGCGATCGGCGCGTTGCTGCTGGCCACCCTTTGGACCCGGCTGGAAGAGATGCGTTGGCCGATCGCCACCTACGTGGCGATGACGCTGCTAATGGTCTGGCTGGCGGGCGAGCAATATTTCCTGCGCAGTACCGATTTCGGCTTCTCGTTGCTGACCGGCACCTCGCTGCTGCTGCTGGCCAACGTGGTTTGGCTGCTCAACCGCTACCGTTTCACCTTCCGCGCGGCGGACGCCATCGTGGCCTTCTGTTACTTCTCCGGCCACTTCCTGATCGTGCGTTCGCTCTACCTGTAA
- the rpoH gene encoding RNA polymerase sigma factor RpoH, translating to MTKEMQTLALVPQGSLEAYIRAANAYPMLTAEEERELAERLHYQGDLDAAKQLILSHLRFVAHIARNYSGYGLPQADLIQEGNIGLMKAVRRFNPEVGVRLVSFAVHWIKAEIHEYVLRNWRIVKVATTKAQRKLFFNLRKTKQRLGWFNQDEVELVARELGVTSKDVREMESRMAAQDMTFDPTPDDEARDGQSMAPVLYLQDKSSDFAEGIEEDNWESNAADKLAYALEGLDERSQHIIRARWLDDDNKSTLQELADQYGVSAERVRQLEKNAMKKLKMAIEA from the coding sequence ATGACCAAAGAAATGCAAACTTTAGCCTTAGTACCCCAAGGTAGCTTGGAAGCCTATATCCGGGCAGCCAACGCCTATCCGATGCTGACGGCAGAGGAAGAGCGGGAGCTGGCTGAACGGCTGCATTATCAGGGCGATCTGGATGCCGCTAAGCAGCTCATCCTGTCTCACCTGCGCTTTGTCGCTCATATTGCCCGCAACTATTCAGGCTATGGTCTGCCACAGGCGGACCTGATTCAGGAAGGCAATATCGGCCTGATGAAAGCCGTTCGCCGCTTCAACCCTGAAGTCGGCGTGCGTCTGGTTTCCTTTGCGGTGCATTGGATTAAGGCGGAAATCCACGAGTACGTATTGCGCAACTGGCGCATCGTGAAAGTGGCGACCACCAAAGCGCAGCGTAAGCTGTTCTTTAACCTGCGCAAAACCAAACAGCGTTTGGGCTGGTTCAACCAGGACGAAGTGGAGCTGGTGGCCCGCGAGCTGGGCGTAACCAGCAAAGACGTGCGCGAGATGGAATCTCGCATGGCGGCGCAGGACATGACGTTCGATCCGACTCCGGACGACGAGGCTCGCGATGGCCAGTCGATGGCGCCGGTGCTGTACCTGCAGGACAAGAGCTCGGACTTCGCCGAAGGCATCGAGGAAGATAACTGGGAAAGCAACGCCGCAGACAAACTGGCCTATGCGCTGGAAGGTCTGGACGAGCGCAGCCAGCATATCATCCGCGCCCGTTGGCTGGACGACGACAACAAGTCGACGCTGCAGGAGTTGGCCGATCAGTACGGCGTTTCCGCTGAGCGCGTGCGCCAGCTGGAAAAGAATGCCATGAAGAAATTGAAAATGGCGATCGAAGCCTGA
- the ftsY gene encoding signal recognition particle-docking protein FtsY, with protein sequence MAKDKKRGFFSWLGFGQKEKEEEQQQPEQPVEQAEPQAAETPAEPAAAKLDDKLPAQESEPAASVDTPGEWDNGQAGEPIAENLPAAAEHPAAPHALAEEIVSVTEQVVAQQQPVVEPEPVAEPEPVVEPEPVVEPEPVVEPEPVVEPEPVVEPESVVEPEPVVEPEPVVEPESVVEPEPVVEPEPVVESEPVVEPEPVVEPEPVVEPEPVVEPEPEEEKPLEPVAPAAAQEQERPTKEGFFARLKRSLLKTKQNLGSGFMGLFRGKKIDDDLFDELEEQLLIADVGVDTTRKIITSLTQHASRKQLKDAEALYGKLKEEMSEILAKVDQPLDVSGKTPYVILMVGVNGVGKTTTIGKLARQFQAEGKSVMLAAGDTFRAAAVEQLQVWGERNRIPVVAQHTGADSASVIFDAVQAAKARGVDVLIADTAGRLQNKSHLMEELKKIVRVMKKLDDQAPHEVMLTLDASTGQNAVSQAKLFNEAVGLTGITLTKLDGTAKGGVIFAIADQFGIPIRYIGVGEGIEDLRPFKADDFIEALFARED encoded by the coding sequence ATGGCAAAAGATAAGAAACGTGGGTTTTTCTCCTGGCTGGGCTTTGGCCAGAAGGAAAAGGAAGAAGAGCAACAGCAACCTGAGCAGCCGGTAGAGCAGGCGGAGCCTCAGGCTGCGGAGACGCCGGCTGAACCGGCCGCCGCCAAGCTGGATGACAAGCTCCCCGCCCAGGAATCTGAACCTGCCGCCTCCGTCGACACCCCGGGAGAGTGGGATAACGGTCAGGCCGGCGAACCCATCGCGGAAAACCTGCCGGCGGCGGCTGAACATCCGGCGGCGCCGCACGCGTTGGCCGAAGAGATCGTCAGCGTCACCGAGCAGGTGGTGGCGCAACAGCAGCCGGTCGTCGAACCCGAGCCGGTTGCCGAACCCGAGCCGGTCGTTGAGCCTGAGCCGGTCGTCGAACCCGAGCCGGTTGTCGAACCCGAGCCGGTCGTTGAGCCCGAGCCGGTTGTCGAACCCGAGTCGGTCGTTGAACCCGAGCCGGTCGTTGAGCCCGAGCCGGTTGTCGAACCCGAGTCGGTCGTTGAACCCGAGCCGGTCGTTGAACCTGAGCCGGTTGTCGAATCTGAGCCGGTCGTTGAGCCAGAGCCAGTTGTTGAGCCAGAGCCGGTCGTTGAACCTGAGCCGGTTGTCGAACCGGAACCGGAAGAAGAAAAGCCGCTTGAACCTGTAGCGCCGGCCGCTGCGCAAGAGCAGGAGCGCCCGACCAAAGAGGGCTTCTTTGCTCGCCTGAAACGCAGCCTGCTGAAGACCAAGCAAAACCTTGGCTCCGGCTTTATGGGGCTGTTCCGCGGTAAAAAGATCGACGACGACCTGTTCGACGAGTTGGAAGAACAGCTGCTGATCGCCGATGTCGGCGTGGATACCACGCGCAAGATCATCACCTCCCTGACCCAGCACGCCAGCCGCAAGCAGCTGAAAGACGCCGAAGCGCTGTACGGCAAGCTGAAGGAGGAAATGTCCGAAATTCTGGCCAAGGTCGATCAGCCGCTGGATGTCAGCGGGAAAACCCCGTATGTCATCCTGATGGTCGGCGTGAACGGCGTGGGTAAAACCACCACCATCGGTAAGCTGGCGCGTCAGTTCCAGGCGGAAGGCAAGTCGGTGATGCTGGCGGCGGGGGATACTTTCCGCGCCGCGGCGGTGGAGCAGCTGCAGGTGTGGGGCGAACGTAACCGCATCCCGGTGGTGGCGCAGCATACCGGCGCGGATTCCGCATCGGTGATCTTCGATGCGGTGCAGGCCGCCAAGGCGCGCGGCGTCGACGTGTTGATCGCCGATACCGCCGGACGTCTGCAGAACAAATCGCACCTGATGGAAGAGCTGAAGAAGATCGTCCGCGTCATGAAAAAACTGGACGACCAGGCCCCCCATGAGGTTATGCTGACGCTCGATGCCAGCACCGGCCAGAATGCGGTCAGTCAGGCGAAATTATTTAATGAGGCCGTGGGCTTAACCGGCATCACGCTGACTAAACTGGACGGTACCGCCAAGGGCGGGGTGATCTTCGCCATCGCCGATCAGTTCGGTATCCCGATTCGCTATATCGGCGTCGGGGAAGGCATCGAAGATTTGCGGCCGTTTAAGGCTGACGATTTTATTGAGGCACTTTTTGCCCGAGAGGATTAA
- the ftsX gene encoding permease-like cell division protein FtsX has translation MANNAKTAKSKALRGGWREQWRYAWMNAIKDMLRQPLATLLTVMVIAISLTLPSVCYIVWKNVSTAASQWYPTPQLTVYLDKSLDDDAALKVLDAIKAEAGVEKVNYLSREEARGEFRNWSGFGGALDMLEENPLPAVAIVTPKMSFQSSDTLNTLRDRVAAVQGVEEVRMDDSWFARLAALTGLAGQIAAIIGVLMIVAVFLVIGNSVRLSIFSRRDTINVMKLIGATDGFILRPFLNGGAMLGFAGALLSLVLSGALVWQLESVVAGVAKVFGTTFTLHGLGWDEALLLLIISAMIGWIAAWLATVQHLRRFTPQ, from the coding sequence ATGGCCAATAACGCAAAAACCGCCAAGAGCAAGGCGCTGCGCGGCGGCTGGCGCGAACAGTGGCGTTACGCCTGGATGAACGCCATCAAAGACATGCTGCGCCAGCCGTTGGCGACGCTGTTGACGGTGATGGTGATCGCCATCTCCCTGACGCTGCCGAGCGTGTGCTACATCGTGTGGAAAAACGTCAGCACCGCGGCCAGCCAGTGGTATCCGACGCCGCAGCTGACGGTCTACCTGGATAAATCGCTCGATGACGACGCGGCGCTGAAAGTGCTCGACGCCATCAAGGCGGAAGCCGGCGTGGAGAAGGTGAATTACCTGTCGCGTGAAGAAGCGCGCGGGGAGTTCCGCAACTGGTCGGGCTTTGGTGGCGCGTTGGACATGCTGGAAGAGAACCCGCTGCCGGCGGTGGCCATCGTCACGCCGAAGATGAGCTTCCAGAGTTCGGATACCCTCAACACCCTGCGCGATCGCGTGGCGGCGGTGCAGGGCGTGGAAGAAGTGCGTATGGATGACAGCTGGTTTGCCCGCCTGGCGGCACTGACCGGGCTGGCGGGCCAGATCGCGGCGATCATCGGCGTGCTGATGATCGTGGCGGTGTTCCTGGTGATCGGCAACAGTGTGCGTCTGAGCATCTTCAGCCGTCGCGACACCATTAACGTGATGAAGCTGATCGGTGCCACCGACGGCTTTATTCTGCGGCCGTTCCTCAACGGCGGGGCGATGCTGGGCTTTGCCGGCGCGCTGCTGTCGCTGGTGCTGTCCGGTGCGCTGGTGTGGCAGCTGGAGTCGGTAGTCGCCGGGGTAGCCAAGGTATTCGGCACCACCTTCACCCTGCACGGGCTGGGCTGGGATGAGGCGCTGCTGCTGCTGATCATCTCCGCGATGATCGGCTGGATCGCCGCCTGGCTGGCGACGGTGCAACATTTACGCCGATTTACACCACAGTAA
- a CDS encoding AprI/Inh family metalloprotease inhibitor: protein MKGTLTRTALAAGGMMMTSAVMAGSLALPTAQSLAGQWQVADSERQCQIEFLANEQSETNGYQLVDRQRCLQSVFAAEVVGWRPAPDGIALLRADGSTLAFFSRDGDLYRNQLGADDALTLKALA, encoded by the coding sequence ATGAAAGGTACTTTAACGCGCACCGCTTTGGCGGCGGGCGGCATGATGATGACAAGTGCGGTCATGGCCGGCAGCCTGGCGTTGCCGACCGCGCAGTCGCTGGCGGGGCAATGGCAGGTGGCCGATAGCGAACGCCAATGCCAAATCGAGTTTCTGGCGAATGAGCAAAGCGAGACCAACGGCTATCAGCTGGTGGATCGGCAACGGTGTCTGCAAAGCGTGTTTGCGGCGGAAGTCGTGGGCTGGCGCCCGGCGCCGGACGGCATCGCGCTGCTGCGGGCGGATGGCAGCACCCTGGCCTTCTTCTCGCGCGACGGCGATCTGTATCGCAATCAGCTGGGCGCCGACGATGCCCTGACGTTGAAAGCGCTGGCTTAA
- a CDS encoding DUF3142 domain-containing protein, producing the protein MKRRLAALILIALGLAAALLGRQQALRLAAGWDQQVYVWQRVWTPQHADALAHSRDLFGGLRVLALQVHPREGWREIPADLSLLRQDGRPLWLVARLDGQLPQLDQEAIIQRLLALTQRWQAAGLPVTGVEIDHDAATARLPSYQRFLQQLRQRLPATLQLGITALPAWIGSPDLPGVLQQADSSVLQVHAVLSPQQGLFDGPLALRWVRQYAAVTPKPFRIALPAYGMALLGFDAQGAQVESESSLRVAGNGRELAVAPQQIADFLQTLAQQTPPRLRGIIWFRLPLTDDRRAWSLATLRAVIERQPLNVDWQVKFRPQPQQNGLYDLIIHNNGPVDAPLPQEVVIRADDCLAADAVGNYRLESAPQRQRFIRISGDQLRAGQSRPLGWLRCQQLTPGGTLVTP; encoded by the coding sequence ATGAAACGCCGGCTGGCAGCGCTGATCTTGATTGCGCTGGGGCTGGCGGCCGCGCTCCTCGGGCGCCAGCAGGCGCTGCGCCTGGCCGCAGGCTGGGATCAGCAGGTTTATGTCTGGCAGCGGGTCTGGACGCCGCAGCACGCCGATGCGCTGGCGCACAGCCGCGATCTGTTCGGTGGGCTGCGCGTGCTGGCGCTGCAGGTGCATCCGCGCGAGGGCTGGCGGGAGATCCCGGCCGATCTCAGCTTGCTGAGGCAGGACGGCCGCCCGCTCTGGCTGGTGGCCCGCCTCGACGGCCAACTGCCGCAGCTGGACCAAGAAGCCATTATCCAGCGGCTGCTGGCGCTCACCCAGCGCTGGCAGGCGGCCGGGCTGCCCGTCACCGGCGTCGAGATCGATCATGACGCCGCCACCGCCCGCCTGCCGAGCTACCAACGCTTTCTGCAGCAGCTACGCCAACGGCTGCCCGCCACTTTGCAACTCGGCATCACCGCCCTGCCGGCCTGGATCGGCTCACCCGACCTGCCCGGCGTACTGCAACAGGCCGACAGCTCCGTCCTGCAGGTGCATGCCGTGCTCTCGCCGCAGCAGGGGCTGTTTGACGGCCCCTTGGCGCTGCGCTGGGTGCGGCAGTACGCCGCCGTCACACCGAAGCCCTTTCGCATCGCGCTGCCGGCCTATGGCATGGCGCTGCTGGGGTTTGATGCGCAGGGTGCGCAGGTGGAGAGCGAATCCTCGCTGCGCGTGGCGGGCAACGGCCGCGAGCTGGCGGTCGCACCGCAGCAGATCGCCGATTTTCTGCAGACGCTGGCGCAGCAAACGCCGCCCCGACTGCGCGGCATTATCTGGTTCCGCTTGCCGCTGACGGACGATCGACGCGCCTGGTCGCTCGCCACGCTGCGAGCGGTGATCGAACGGCAGCCGCTGAACGTCGACTGGCAGGTAAAATTTAGGCCTCAGCCACAGCAAAACGGGCTGTATGATCTGATAATTCATAACAACGGGCCGGTGGACGCCCCGCTGCCGCAAGAGGTGGTCATCCGCGCCGACGATTGCCTGGCCGCGGACGCGGTCGGCAACTACCGGCTGGAATCCGCACCGCAACGGCAACGCTTTATCCGCATCAGCGGCGACCAACTGCGCGCCGGGCAATCCCGGCCGCTGGGCTGGCTGCGCTGCCAACAACTGACGCCAGGAGGCACCCTTGTCACACCTTGA
- a CDS encoding serralysin family metalloprotease: MQSTKKAIEITESSLAAATTGYDAVDDLLHYHERGNGIQINGKDSFSNEQAGLFITRENQTWNGYKVFGQPVKLTFSFPDYKFSSTNVAGDTGLSKFSAEQQQQAKLSLQSWADVANITFTEVAAGQKANITFGNYSQDRPGHYDYGTQAYAFLPNTIWQGQDLGGQTWYNVNQSNVKHPATEDYGRQTFTHEIGHALGLSHPGDYNAGEGNPTYRDVTYAEDTRQFSLMSYWSETNTGGDNGGHYAAAPLLDDIAAIQHLYGANLSTRTGDTVYGFNSNTGRDFLSTTSNSQKVIFAAWDAGGNDTFDFSGYTANQRINLNEKSFSDVGGLKGNVSIAAGVTIENAIGGSGNDVIVGNAANNVLKGGAGNDVLFGGGGADELWGGAGKDIFVFSAASDSAPGASDWIRDFQKGIDKIDLSFFNKEAQSSDFIHFVDHFSGAAGEALLSYNASNNVTDLSVNIGGHQAPDFLVKIVGQVDVATDFIV; the protein is encoded by the coding sequence ATGCAATCTACTAAAAAGGCAATTGAAATTACTGAATCCAGCCTTGCAGCCGCAACAACCGGCTACGATGCTGTAGACGACCTGCTGCATTATCATGAGCGGGGTAACGGGATTCAGATTAATGGCAAGGATTCATTTTCTAACGAGCAAGCTGGGCTGTTTATTACCCGCGAGAATCAAACCTGGAACGGTTACAAGGTATTTGGCCAGCCGGTTAAATTAACCTTCTCCTTCCCGGACTATAAGTTCTCTTCCACCAACGTCGCCGGCGACACCGGGCTGAGCAAGTTCAGCGCGGAACAGCAACAGCAGGCTAAGCTGTCGCTACAGTCCTGGGCCGACGTCGCCAATATCACTTTCACTGAAGTGGCGGCCGGTCAAAAGGCCAACATCACCTTCGGCAACTACAGCCAGGATCGCCCAGGCCACTATGATTACGGCACCCAGGCCTACGCCTTCCTGCCGAACACCATTTGGCAGGGCCAGGATCTGGGCGGCCAGACCTGGTACAACGTCAACCAATCCAACGTGAAGCATCCGGCGACCGAAGACTACGGCCGTCAGACGTTCACCCATGAGATTGGCCATGCGTTGGGCCTGAGCCACCCGGGCGACTACAACGCCGGTGAGGGTAACCCGACCTATCGCGACGTCACCTATGCGGAGGATACCCGCCAGTTCAGCCTGATGAGCTACTGGAGTGAAACCAACACCGGTGGCGACAACGGCGGCCACTATGCCGCGGCTCCGCTGCTGGATGACATTGCCGCCATTCAGCATCTCTATGGCGCCAATCTGTCGACCCGCACCGGCGACACCGTGTACGGTTTTAACTCCAACACCGGTCGCGATTTCCTCAGCACGACCAGCAACTCGCAGAAAGTGATCTTTGCAGCCTGGGATGCGGGCGGTAACGATACCTTCGATTTCTCCGGTTACACCGCGAACCAGCGCATCAACCTGAACGAGAAATCGTTCTCCGACGTGGGTGGCCTGAAGGGCAACGTCTCGATCGCCGCCGGGGTGACCATCGAGAACGCTATCGGCGGTTCCGGCAACGACGTGATCGTCGGTAACGCGGCCAACAACGTGCTGAAAGGCGGCGCAGGTAACGACGTGCTGTTCGGCGGCGGCGGGGCGGATGAGCTGTGGGGCGGTGCCGGCAAAGACATCTTCGTGTTCTCTGCCGCCAGCGATTCCGCACCGGGCGCTTCAGACTGGATCCGCGACTTCCAGAAGGGGATCGACAAAATTGACCTGTCGTTCTTCAATAAAGAAGCGCAGAGCAGCGATTTCATTCACTTCGTCGATCACTTCAGCGGCGCGGCCGGCGAAGCGCTGCTCAGCTACAACGCTTCCAACAACGTGACCGATTTGTCGGTGAACATTGGTGGCCATCAGGCGCCGGACTTCCTGGTGAAAATCGTCGGCCAGGTAGACGTCGCCACTGACTTTATCGTGTAA
- the rsmD gene encoding 16S rRNA (guanine(966)-N(2))-methyltransferase — protein MTRLSPRAAAKKPPQAAAGQIRIIGGQWRGRKLPVPNSPGLRPTTDRVRETLFNWLAPVIQGARCLDCFAGSGALGLEALSRYAGSATLLEFERPVAQQLEKNLALLQGKGVVINTNALSWLAGEGQPFDVVFLDPPFRKGLLSETALLLEQRGWLADEAWIYVEAEVENAAADVPASWQLHREKVAGQVAYRLYIRSQEKTDHAD, from the coding sequence ATGACAAGACTCTCGCCACGGGCGGCGGCCAAAAAACCGCCCCAGGCCGCAGCCGGACAGATCCGCATCATCGGCGGCCAATGGCGCGGTCGCAAGCTTCCGGTGCCGAACAGCCCGGGGCTGCGCCCCACCACCGATCGGGTGCGTGAAACCCTGTTCAACTGGCTGGCGCCGGTGATTCAGGGCGCGCGCTGTCTGGACTGTTTCGCCGGCAGCGGCGCATTAGGGCTGGAAGCGCTGTCGCGCTACGCCGGCAGCGCCACGCTGCTGGAATTCGAACGGCCGGTGGCGCAGCAGCTGGAAAAAAATCTGGCGCTGCTGCAGGGCAAAGGGGTGGTTATCAACACCAACGCGCTGAGCTGGCTGGCGGGCGAGGGCCAACCGTTCGACGTGGTGTTCCTCGATCCGCCGTTTCGCAAAGGCCTGCTGTCGGAGACCGCCTTGCTGCTGGAGCAGCGAGGCTGGCTGGCCGACGAGGCCTGGATCTATGTAGAAGCCGAGGTGGAAAACGCCGCGGCGGACGTGCCTGCCAGTTGGCAGCTGCACCGGGAGAAGGTCGCCGGCCAGGTGGCTTATCGCCTTTATATTCGTTCGCAAGAGAAAACCGACCATGCTGATTAA
- the panM gene encoding aspartate 1-decarboxylase autocleavage activator PanM, translated as MKLTIERLTALSPQDLIDLGKIWPHQQPEQWQRWLSDDKALFAARFNERLLGAVKIALQDDRAELQDLLVREVTRRRGVGLYLVQDAQRQLPQVAHWQLSTAGLAPRERGEVDNFMRACGFAPQGDLWQK; from the coding sequence ATGAAACTGACCATCGAGCGCCTGACCGCGCTGTCCCCGCAAGACCTTATCGACCTCGGTAAAATTTGGCCGCACCAGCAGCCGGAACAGTGGCAGCGCTGGCTGAGCGACGACAAGGCGCTGTTCGCCGCCCGCTTCAACGAGCGGCTGCTGGGGGCGGTGAAAATCGCGCTGCAGGACGACCGCGCCGAGCTGCAGGACCTGCTGGTACGCGAAGTGACGCGCCGCCGCGGCGTCGGTCTTTATCTGGTGCAGGATGCGCAGCGTCAGCTGCCGCAGGTCGCCCACTGGCAGCTGTCGACCGCAGGCCTGGCACCGCGCGAACGTGGGGAAGTCGATAACTTCATGCGCGCCTGCGGCTTCGCACCGCAGGGCGATCTCTGGCAAAAATGA